Within the Thermosynechococcus sichuanensis E542 genome, the region ACTGATCCATCCCACTGCTGTCATTCATCCCAGTGCTGAACTGCATCCCACAGTTCGGGTCGGCCCCTATGCCGTGATTGGTGAACAGGTGCGCGTCGGTGCCCATACGGAAATTGGTGCCCACGTGATTATTGAAGGGCCAACGGAGGTGGGGGTAGGCAATCGTATCTTTCCGGGGGCAATTATCGGTACGGCCTCTCAGGATCAAAAATATACGGGTGCCAATAGTGCCCTACGCATTGGTGATTACAACACGATTCGCGAGTTCGTGACGATTAACCGCGCCAATGGCGAAGGGGATGCGACGATCATTGGTAACCACAATCTATTGCTGGCCTATGTCCATGTGGCCCATGATTGCGTGATTGAGGATCAGGTGGTGATTACGAATGCCGCCTCGATCGCTGGCCATGTTTGCATTGAATCCAAAGCACGCATTGGGGGTATGGTGGGCATTCACCAGTTTGTGCATATTGGTCGTTTGGCGATGGTGGGAGCCATGGCACGAGTAGATCGGGATGTGCCCCCCTATATGCTGGTGGAAGGTCATCCGGCGCGGGTGCGTGCCCTCAATCAGGTGGGATTGCGGCGGGCAGGTGTGACAGAGGCGGAAATGCGCGACCTCAAGGAGGCGTTTCGCATTCTCTATCGTCGTGAGTTACCCCTTGCTCAAGCGATCGCCCAGTTGGCGACCCTACCCCCTTCTGAGCATTTAGAGCATCTTCAGCGCTTTTTGACCTATGCCCGTGAAGAGGGACGGCGCGGCTTAACCCCCAGTGGCCGGGCGACAACGGATTAAGTCTCTAGTTGCCACTCACTCAACGCCATGCCTGCTGTGGTGCTTGTCCATCCCCAAATTCCCCCCAATACAGGCAATATTGCCCGCACCTGTGCTGCCACCCACACACCGCTGCATCTGATTGAACCCTTGGGGTTTGAACTCAGCGATCGCTACTTGAAGCGAGCGGGTCTTGATTATTGGCCCTATGTCACCCTGCACTGCCACCCCGACTGGCCAACGTTCCTCAAAACCACCCATAGCGGGGGGCGTCTGATTGCCTTTGAGCCTTCAGCACAGCAAATTTACTGGGACTTTAGCTTTGCTGAGAGTGATTGGCTGGTCTTTGGCAGTGAACCGGATGGCATCCCCGCCGATGTCTTAGCGACCTGTGACGCCTTTTTGAAAATCCCCATGTGGCAACCGGCAGTGCGCAGTTTGAATCTCTCGGCGTCGGTGGCGATCGCTCTCATGGAAGTTTACCGCCAACTGTACTCCTCAACTGCTTTATGACGGAATCCCGCCTCCTTGATGACCTCCATATTTCAGAAAAGGGCTGTCTCTGGTACTTTGCCTATGGCAGCAACCTCTGTCGGACTCAGACAAAACGTCGCCTAGGTACGGTGCCCACCGCTCAAGTTGCTGAACTGCGGGGCTATCGCCTTGTGTTCAATAAACGCAGTAATGATGGCACTGGCAAAGCAAATCTTGTCCCTAACCCTCACCATTCTGTTTGGGGTGTCATTTACTGCTGTACAGAACCAGACATTAAACACTTCGATTTTTACGAGGGCGTCGAGTGGGGACATTACCGCCATGAATTTGTTAGAGTCATAACGGCTACGGGTCAGGCGATAACGGCTCTGACCTATGTGGCAGGGGAGGATTTTATTGATCAGGCCCTGTGGCCTTCAGCCGATTATTTAGAGACAATTCTTGAGGGGGCAAAGGAGCACGGGCTGCCTGCTGTGTACATTGCTCAGTTGTGGGAGTGGAAAGACCGAATATGAATACTTCATCTTCCAGTGCAGTTGCCACTAAACCCCCGCAAACTGAGAAGCGGCGTCGCATTTTTCGGGTAGTGCGGATTGGCCTAGGGGTGACCCTGATTGGCTTAGCTATGTATCTCCTCTGGTGGCGACAGCGGCATGTGGTCAGTCGCGTGGGCTACCTCAATGGTACAGTGATTACCCTCTATGCCACGATCCCCGGCATCTTAACCCTAGAAGACCTGCGCCCCGGCGAACTCCTGAAAGCAGGTACGGAAATTGGCACGATTCGCAATGATCGCAATCCCCAACTGGAAACCGATCGCCAGAATCTGGAAACTCGTCTCAATGTTGCCCTTGCCCAGCAGCAGGGTCTGCAACAGAAACGCAACAGCCGCATGGCTCTGATTTCTCAACTCGATCGCTACCAGCAGACTCAGCAAACCCTAGAAATTCGCTTTGCCCAAGAGGCAGTGCAGCGCACCCTCGGTGAACTCCGCCAAGCCCAAGAAGCGCTGGCTATTGCCCGCATTGAAGCCGATCGCTATACCAGTTTGGTGGAAACAGGTGCTGTGGCGCGCCAACTCGCCGATGAAGCCGTTTCCCGTGCCAAGCAAGCAGCAAAATTTGTTGAGAGTAAACAGGCTGAACTGCGCCGCCAACAAACAGCCCTGCAAGCGGCTCGCCAAGGATTACAACTGGATGCGTCGCGCACCTTTAGCTTTCCCCAAATCCGCTTGATTGATTTACAAATTGAACTAGTTGATATTGATGTTGAACTCTTGGCAGTGGCTACAACCATTGCCGAGCTACGCCGTGAAATTAGCAATATCAAACAGCAACTCTCCCTGCAACGGCTTGCTCCAGTGAAAGTACCGACGACCGCAGTCGTTTGGTCAGTCATCCACAAAACAGGGGATTTGGGTATTCCCCTGACCGCAGGGGATCCGATCGTTAAAGTTCTCGACTGTAGCGATGTTTGGGCAACAGGTTTAGTGGCGGAGCGGGATAATCCTCGCCTGCGGGTCGGTCAGGAGGCAACAGTGCGTTTACTAGATGGGAGCGATCGCCGACTGCGGGGCATTGTGCGTGCGATTCGTGGTGGTCCTGGCAAAGTTGAAGTCGGAGAAAACGTGGCCGTGCCCCCTCCTGATCTAGTACGCAACGAACTGGCGGTTGACGTTCAACTCCACAACCTACCAGAGGATCTCAGCGCCGAGCGTTTCTGTGGGGTGGGTCAAAGCGTGGAAGTGGTGTTTGGAAGCTAAACCATGCGCCTCAAGGTGTTGCAAACGGATGGCTGGCTTTTGCTCCTAGGCCTTCTCGCCCTTCTAGGGGTATTGCTGTGGCAAGTGGATTGGCGGGATCTGCTGCCGAATCTTGTGGGTCTCTGGCATGAGGGACAGGCCATCATGCGCCCCCAAGGGACAACGCTGGAAGCATTGCTACTCCCCGCTTTTGTTTGGCTCGCTATCACGTTTTTACTCAAGGAACTCTCCCCTAAACCCACTTTTTGGTCACGGCTCATCGTCAGTGTCGGCATTGCCCTACTGGGAATCCGTTATGAATTGTGGCGCTTTTTTGGCAGTCTCAACTTGGATGATCCCCTGAATGGCACGATCTCCGTTGTCCTCTTTTTGGCAGAATTACTGACGGTTTTCAATAGTGTGGCCTTTTTCTTTCACTGTATTTTCTCCATTGACCGCACCCCTGAAGCCGATCGCCTGAGTCAAGCGGTGATTCGCGGTGAGTATCTGCCTTGGGTAGATGTGATCTTGCCCACCTACAACGAAGGGGTGGATATCTTACGGCGGTCGGTGATTGGCTGCCAAGCAATGGACTATCCCCACAAGCGGATTTATCTGCTCGATGATACCCGTCGGCCAGCGGTGCGTGCCCTTGCCGCCGAACTGGGTTGTGAATATCGCGATCGCCCCGATAACCGCCATGCCAAAGCGGGCAACATTAACCATGCTCTCCCCACGCTCACGGGCGAATTGATAGCGGTCTTTGATGCCGATTTTGTCCCCAGCCGCAACTTCCTCACCCGCACCGTTGGCTTTTTCCAAGATGCCAAGACAGCAATGGTGCAGACGCCGCAGCATTTTTTCAATGAAGACCCGGTTGCAGTCAATCTGGGACTAGAGGGCATCCTCAACAACGAGCAAACACTTTTCTTTCGCTTTATTCAACCCAGCCGTGACTACTGGGATTCCGTTGTCTGCTGTGGCACCTGTTTTGTGATTCGCCGCAGTGCCCTTGATGAAATTGGCGGCATTCCCACCGACAGCATCACCGAAGACTACATGACAACGATTAAGCTGCAAACCCTTGGCTATCGCGTCAAATACCTCAATGAAGCCTTGGCGGCCGGTATGTCCCCGGAGACGATTAGTGCCTACATTAACCAACGGCTGCGCTGGGGGCAGGGCACACTGCAAATGCTCTTTTTGGGGGGCAACTTTTTCACCGCTCCCAATCTGCGGCTAACACAGCGGCTCTCCCATTCCCTGAGCATCATCTACTGGTTTCTCTCCATTCCCCGCGTGATTTTTCTTTTGGCACCGTTGGCCTTTTTGCTCTTTGGTATTGCCCCCTTGCGGGCGACAGTGAACGAGATTCTCTACTTTTACTTTCCCTACTATCTGGGGAATATCATGGCCTTTTCATGGCTCACCGAAGGTCGCCGCTCCGCTTTTTGGTCGGATGTCTATGAAACGATTATTGCCTTTCCGATGGCAATCACAGTGATTCGTACACTGATTAGTCCGAGGGGTAAAACCTTCAAAGTGACCCCTAAAGGGGTGGTGGATCCCCATCGCATCAATATCAACTGGCCACTGATTCGCCCCCTAATGATCATTGCCCTTTTGACGATTGTTGGCCTGATCTGGCGCAGTTCCCCCCTGCAGGATACGATTGTCAACCCCGATAGCTTGGCTGTGAATATTGTCTGGTCAATCTATAATTTGTCGCTGCTGTTGGTGTGTATGCTGGTGGCCATTGATGTACCGCAGCGTCGTTTTACCCGTTTCCTGCGGTCTGAACCCTGTGAACTCATTGTTGGGGGCGATCGCTATGTCGGGCAAACTGTGGATATTTCTGAAGAGGGCGCCCGCTTGCAAATCCGCCGCTGTGACACCTGTCGGGAAAGCCATCATTCGCCGCAGGGATTGCGAACCTACAGTGCCCAATTTCGCCTTTTACCCCCCAGTGAACTGGCAGATCTATGGATTTCAGCAGAGCTACGCTGGCACGATCAAGAACGCTTGATACAGCTTCAACAGGGAGGGAGTAGTGAACCCGTCGAAATGCGAATCCGCTTTCTGGATTTATCCTTGGCAGAGCAGCGTCGCCTGATTCCCTACCTCTACTGCCAACCGGGGCAATGGGATGAAATCCGCGTGCCCGAAATTAAAACGGCTTGGGCAATGATTCAAAGTGTCTTTCGCCTGCATCCCCTTGCCGAAAGTCGCTAGGCCATCGTTGAGTTTTTGCTTTAATTTTTCGGTGCAGGATTAGTTTTACTAAAGCATTGGGTACACTAAAGGTAAGTTCCCTACCTAGATGGATGAGCGCCATGGTGAAAGATCGTATCTATCCAATTCTTTCCAAGCCAAAGCTGCCATGCTTTTTAGCCTACGGATCCGCTCTCAATTATTTTAGGCAGTCAGAAATTTCACTGATAAGCTGATAATTAGTCCTGCGTTTAGAAGCGTTGTTATCCATCAAATTAATTATCAAATTAATTAACGCGACTGCTACCTCCAAGACTCATTCATTAAAGCATTGAAAATAGTTGAAATCTCAAGAGTGGCTCACTCGAACGCAATTCTAAGGTTGTGGTGTGATTCAGCTCTGAGTGAGTACAGGATGTAGGACTTCGACTTCATCCCAACTCAGTGTGTTCCCATGAAGCTACTGGAAACTAATAATCTATCCCCTAGGGTTTCTCAGTCATCGAGGCTGCCTACGCCACGGGTACCTGCGCGATCGCGAGGTATTAGCCCTGATCTGTGGCTTTTCCTGTTGGGCGGTGGCGCATTTCTGGTCGTCCTGCTCAGCCAACTGGATTGGCAAAACTTTCTACCCAACTTAGTTGGTCTTTGGTACAACGGGAAGGCACTGTTGCGGGCTGAAGGCACGACGCTTCAAGCACTCCTGTTGCCCACGCTGGTCTGGATTGCGATTACGTTTTTCCTGAAGGAGATTTCACCCAAGCCCAATTTTTGGTCACGTCTGATTGTCAGTTTGGGGTTGACCCTGCTAGCTCTGCGGTATATCCTCTGGCGTTTTTTTAACAGCCTCAACTTGGATGATCCCCTCAATGGCACGATTTCGGTTCTCTTATTCATTGCTGAACTGCTGACTCTAACGAACACGATTTGTTTTTTTGCCCTTTGCATCTTTGCCAAAGACCGCAGTCCTGAGGCCGATCGCCTAAGTCAAGCAGTGATGCGGGGGGAATATTTGCCTTGGGTGGATGTGATCTTGCCCACCTACAACGAAGATGTGGAGATTCTGCGCCGCTCTGTGATTGGCTGCCAAGCGATGGACTATCCCCACAAGCGGATTTATCTGCTCGATGATACCCGTCGGCCAGCGGTGCGTGCCCTTGCTGCCGAACTGGGTTGTGAATATCGCGATCGCCCCGACAACCGCCATGCCAAAGCGGGCAACATTAACCATGCTCTCCCCACGCTCACGGGCGAATTGATAGCGGTCTTTGATGCCGATTTTGTCCCCAGCCGCAACTTCCTCACCCGCACCGTCGGCTTTTTCCAAGACCCCAAGACGGCAATGGTGCAGACGCCACAGCACTTTTTCAACGAAGACCCCATCACCGTTAACCTTGGCCTTGAGGGTATTCTTAACAACGAGCAGACCCTTTTCTTTCGCTTTATCCAACCCAGTCGTGACTTTTTTGATGCCGTGATTTGCTGTGGGACGTGCTTTGTCATTCGTCGTAGTGCCCTCGATGAGATTGGCGGCATCCCCACTGACAGCATTACCGAAGATTACTTGACCTCCATGTATCTCCAAGGGCGCGGCTATCGGGTGAAGTACCTCAACGAAGCTCTCTCTGCGGGCATGTCCCCAGAAACAATTGGCGCCTACATTAACCAGCGGCTGCGCTGGGGGCAAGGAACACTCCAGATGCTCTTTTTGAAGTCCAATTTCTTGACAATTCCCAACCTGAACCTGATGCAGCGGTTCTACCATAGCTTGGGGGTGCTCTATTGGCTGCTCTCGATTCCCCGCGTGATTTTTCTTTGGGCACCGTTGGCCTTTTTGCTCTTTGGGCTGGCGCCGCTGCGGGCAACGATTAACGAGATTCTCTACTTTTACCTACCCTACTACCTTGGCAATGTGATGGCCTTTTCATGGCTTACCGAAGGCCGCCGCTCTGCCTTTTGGTCAGATGTTTACGAGACGATTATTGCCCTGCCGATGGCGATCACGGTGATACGGACATTTATCAGTCCCAAGGGCAAGCCCTTCAAAGTGACGCCGAAAGGGATTGTTGACCCCCACCACATCAATATCAACTGGCCGCTGATTCGTCCCCTTCTGATTGTTGCTATTTTGACGATGATTGGTCTGATCTGGCGCAGTTCCCCTTTGCAGGATACACTGGTCAACCCCGATAGCCTTCTGATCAATATGGTTTGGTCAGCCTACAATTTGGCACTTTTGCTGGTGTGCGTCCTTGTGGCTATTGATGTACCGCAGCGGCGGCATCCACGCTTTTGTCGTCAGGAACCCTGTGAACTGATCCTAGGGGGCGATCGCTATGGGGG harbors:
- the lpxA gene encoding acyl-ACP--UDP-N-acetylglucosamine O-acyltransferase, with translation MQTLIHPTAVIHPSAELHPTVRVGPYAVIGEQVRVGAHTEIGAHVIIEGPTEVGVGNRIFPGAIIGTASQDQKYTGANSALRIGDYNTIREFVTINRANGEGDATIIGNHNLLLAYVHVAHDCVIEDQVVITNAASIAGHVCIESKARIGGMVGIHQFVHIGRLAMVGAMARVDRDVPPYMLVEGHPARVRALNQVGLRRAGVTEAEMRDLKEAFRILYRRELPLAQAIAQLATLPPSEHLEHLQRFLTYAREEGRRGLTPSGRATTD
- a CDS encoding tRNA (cytidine(34)-2'-O)-methyltransferase, which produces MPAVVLVHPQIPPNTGNIARTCAATHTPLHLIEPLGFELSDRYLKRAGLDYWPYVTLHCHPDWPTFLKTTHSGGRLIAFEPSAQQIYWDFSFAESDWLVFGSEPDGIPADVLATCDAFLKIPMWQPAVRSLNLSASVAIALMEVYRQLYSSTAL
- a CDS encoding gamma-glutamylcyclotransferase family protein, which encodes MTESRLLDDLHISEKGCLWYFAYGSNLCRTQTKRRLGTVPTAQVAELRGYRLVFNKRSNDGTGKANLVPNPHHSVWGVIYCCTEPDIKHFDFYEGVEWGHYRHEFVRVITATGQAITALTYVAGEDFIDQALWPSADYLETILEGAKEHGLPAVYIAQLWEWKDRI
- a CDS encoding HlyD family secretion protein; protein product: MNTSSSSAVATKPPQTEKRRRIFRVVRIGLGVTLIGLAMYLLWWRQRHVVSRVGYLNGTVITLYATIPGILTLEDLRPGELLKAGTEIGTIRNDRNPQLETDRQNLETRLNVALAQQQGLQQKRNSRMALISQLDRYQQTQQTLEIRFAQEAVQRTLGELRQAQEALAIARIEADRYTSLVETGAVARQLADEAVSRAKQAAKFVESKQAELRRQQTALQAARQGLQLDASRTFSFPQIRLIDLQIELVDIDVELLAVATTIAELRREISNIKQQLSLQRLAPVKVPTTAVVWSVIHKTGDLGIPLTAGDPIVKVLDCSDVWATGLVAERDNPRLRVGQEATVRLLDGSDRRLRGIVRAIRGGPGKVEVGENVAVPPPDLVRNELAVDVQLHNLPEDLSAERFCGVGQSVEVVFGS
- a CDS encoding glycosyltransferase, yielding MRLKVLQTDGWLLLLGLLALLGVLLWQVDWRDLLPNLVGLWHEGQAIMRPQGTTLEALLLPAFVWLAITFLLKELSPKPTFWSRLIVSVGIALLGIRYELWRFFGSLNLDDPLNGTISVVLFLAELLTVFNSVAFFFHCIFSIDRTPEADRLSQAVIRGEYLPWVDVILPTYNEGVDILRRSVIGCQAMDYPHKRIYLLDDTRRPAVRALAAELGCEYRDRPDNRHAKAGNINHALPTLTGELIAVFDADFVPSRNFLTRTVGFFQDAKTAMVQTPQHFFNEDPVAVNLGLEGILNNEQTLFFRFIQPSRDYWDSVVCCGTCFVIRRSALDEIGGIPTDSITEDYMTTIKLQTLGYRVKYLNEALAAGMSPETISAYINQRLRWGQGTLQMLFLGGNFFTAPNLRLTQRLSHSLSIIYWFLSIPRVIFLLAPLAFLLFGIAPLRATVNEILYFYFPYYLGNIMAFSWLTEGRRSAFWSDVYETIIAFPMAITVIRTLISPRGKTFKVTPKGVVDPHRININWPLIRPLMIIALLTIVGLIWRSSPLQDTIVNPDSLAVNIVWSIYNLSLLLVCMLVAIDVPQRRFTRFLRSEPCELIVGGDRYVGQTVDISEEGARLQIRRCDTCRESHHSPQGLRTYSAQFRLLPPSELADLWISAELRWHDQERLIQLQQGGSSEPVEMRIRFLDLSLAEQRRLIPYLYCQPGQWDEIRVPEIKTAWAMIQSVFRLHPLAESR
- a CDS encoding glycosyltransferase family 2 protein translates to MKLLETNNLSPRVSQSSRLPTPRVPARSRGISPDLWLFLLGGGAFLVVLLSQLDWQNFLPNLVGLWYNGKALLRAEGTTLQALLLPTLVWIAITFFLKEISPKPNFWSRLIVSLGLTLLALRYILWRFFNSLNLDDPLNGTISVLLFIAELLTLTNTICFFALCIFAKDRSPEADRLSQAVMRGEYLPWVDVILPTYNEDVEILRRSVIGCQAMDYPHKRIYLLDDTRRPAVRALAAELGCEYRDRPDNRHAKAGNINHALPTLTGELIAVFDADFVPSRNFLTRTVGFFQDPKTAMVQTPQHFFNEDPITVNLGLEGILNNEQTLFFRFIQPSRDFFDAVICCGTCFVIRRSALDEIGGIPTDSITEDYLTSMYLQGRGYRVKYLNEALSAGMSPETIGAYINQRLRWGQGTLQMLFLKSNFLTIPNLNLMQRFYHSLGVLYWLLSIPRVIFLWAPLAFLLFGLAPLRATINEILYFYLPYYLGNVMAFSWLTEGRRSAFWSDVYETIIALPMAITVIRTFISPKGKPFKVTPKGIVDPHHININWPLIRPLLIVAILTMIGLIWRSSPLQDTLVNPDSLLINMVWSAYNLALLLVCVLVAIDVPQRRHPRFCRQEPCELILGGDRYGGKTLNLSEEGACIRLTAPTHIHLGEGLGELRFTEPSPLVNLTLPIQIRWSRSSSRQDIEMGVQFQTFSLPKRRRFLRYLYCQPGQWDEVRVPEIKTAWAMLQSLFRLHPLAESR